In a single window of the Elaeis guineensis isolate ETL-2024a chromosome 8, EG11, whole genome shotgun sequence genome:
- the LOC105049921 gene encoding copper transporter 1 translates to MDHSGMGNMASDESYSTHMTFFWGKNSEILFSGWPGTRGGMYALALVVVFLLAVFVEWFNFCRVVRPRWGHAAAGLAQTALYAVRVGLAYMVMLAVMSFNVGVLIAVILGHALGFLLFGSSVFQARNLSTEGNKGDLPPISCAC, encoded by the coding sequence ATGGATCACTCGGGGATGGGCAACATGGCCTCCGACGAGAGTTACAGTACCCATATGACCTTCTTCTGGGGGAAGAACTCGGAGATTCTCTTCAGTGGATGGCCCGGCACCAGGGGCGGCATGTACGCCCTGGCCCTCGTCGTCGTCTTCTTGCTCGCCGTCTTCGTCGAGTGGTTCAACTTCTGCCGCGTGGTCAGGCCTCGCTGGGGCCATGCTGCGGCCGGGCTCGCTCAGACGGCCCTGTACGCGGTCCGCGTCGGGCTGGCCTACATGGTCATGCTCGCCGTCATGTCCTTCAACGTTGGTGTATTGATCGCCGTGATACTGGGTCATGCCTTGGGGTTCCTTCTCTTTGGCAGCTCGGTGTTCCAGGCGCGGAATTTGTCGACCGAGGGGAATAAGGGAGACCTTCCTCCCATCTCTTGTGCTTGCTGA